Genomic DNA from Sphingomonas hankookensis:
TGCAACAACAGCAGCTGACCCTCACCCGCCAGCGCCTCGCCGCCGGCACCGCGTCGCAACTGTCGGTCGAACGGCTCCAGACCCAGCTGGACAATACGCGGGCGCAGGCGATCCCGCTCGCCGCCCAGCGCGACGAATATTGCAACCAGCTGGCGGTGCTGACCGGCCGCACGCCGGGCGCGCTCGACGCGACCCTCGGCCCCGTCGCGCTCGTGCCGCTGCCCCCGGCACAGGTCGCGGTCGGCGACCCGGCCGCGCTGATCGCGCGGCGGCCCGACGTCCGCGCCGCCGAACGCCAGCTTGCCGCCGGCACCGCCGGGATCGGCGTGGCCAGGGCACGCGAGCTGCCCGGGATCCGTTTCCTCGGCCTGCTGGGGTTGGGCGGCACCTCGCCCGGCGATATCTTCGACCTCGGCAACATCGCCGCGATCGCCGCGCCCTCGCTCAGCTGGTCGTTCCTCGATTTCGGCAAGGCCCGCGCCGCCACCCGCGTCAGCGAGGCGCAGCGTGATCAGGCGGACGCGACCTATCGCAAGACCGTGCTCGACGCGCTGCAGGATGCGGAGACCGCCTTGTCGCGCTATGGCAACAGCCGCCGGCAGCTGGGCCAGCTGGTACAGGCGGAGACGACTGCAAGGCGCGCCACCGCGCTCAACCGCCAGCGCGTGGCGGCGGGCACGACGACGCTGATCGACCAGCTCGACGTCGAACGCCAGCAGCTGTCGGCGACCGCCGCGGTGACGCAGGCCCGCGCCCAGCTGACCCAATATTATATCGCGGTGAACAAGGCGCTGGGCCTTGGCTGGACCGATCCGGTCAGCGCGGACGCAGGCCGTTCAGCAACAGCCGCAACGCCGCCGCCAGCTGCAGGCTGACCTCACCCTCGGTCATATAGGGCTGGACGAGGCTGCTGGCCATCCGGATCGTGAACAGCAGGTCGCGCGGGGTGATGTCGATCGCCACCTCGCCGCGCTGCTGTGCGGCGGCCAGCGCGGGGGCGAGGATCCGCTCCATCCGCAGCCGCAGCTCCTGAAAACGGGAGATGTTGGCGCGGTCGAGGTGCAGTTCGGCCGCGATCCGGGCCTTCAGCGCCAGCGCGTCGGCGCCGTTGCGGACCATCGCCTCGATCGTCTGCGCGATCGGCAGCGACGGGTCGAGCGCTTCCTCCAGCCGGTCGGCCTCACGCGAAAAGATCGCCAGCGCCAGCGCGGCCCGGTCGGGGAAATTGCGGTACAGCGTCGCCCGCCCGACCCCCGCGGCCGCCGCGATGGTTTCCAGCGGCACGCCATAGCCATGGGTCGTGAAGCTGTGGGCAGCAGCAGCGATCAGCGCATCGCGCCGCCGGGCGGCATCGCGACGCGGCGCGCGCGTCGGCCGGGGATCGGCATCGTCGGTCATCGCCCCGTCCTAACCGGAAAAGGGGCAAAGGTCATCGGGCATCCCTGTCGTAGCAGCGCGTGTCGGGACCGATCGACCTTTGACGAATTGCCCTCGTCCATCGTCACCCCGGGCTTGACCCGGGGTCCCGCTTCTTTCCCGCGCCAGAAGAAGAAGCGGGACCCCGGATCAAGTCCGGGGTGACGAAAACTCGTTCAGCCGGTGCCACCCCCCTTTACCGACAAGCATACCCCCCTCGTCACTCCCGCGAAGGCGGGAGTCCATAAACGCTACCTGCGCGGTTCCTGCCGAAACGTCGGCGTGTATGGATTCCCGCCTTCGCGGGAATGACTAGGAGTTGCCCCCGAAACTGGCGTCCCCGCGCCCAACCGACTACACGCCCCCCATGACCAACGCCGCCGCCCCCGCCGCGCCCGCGACCGCCCGCGCCGAACTGGGTTCGACGCTGCGCCTCGCCGCGCCGCTGGTCGGCGCGAACCTGTTGCAGATGGCGGTCTATGCCGTCGACGTGGTGTTCGTCGCGCGACTGGGCGAGGTCGAACTCGCCGCCGCGACGCTGGGCGTCTATGTCTATGGCGTCATTCTGTTCGCCATGTCGGGGCTGGTCGGTGCCGCCGCGCCGATCATTGCCGCCGAACTGGGCCAGCGGCGCCATGCGGTGCGCGAGGTCCGCCGCTCCTTCCGCATGGCGGCATGGATCGCGGTGCTGGGCAGCATCCCCTTCATGGCGCTGATGGCGCATGGCGAATCGCTGCTGCTCTTCGCCGGACAGGATGCGCGGGTCGCGGCGCGGACCGATGCGTTCCTCGACATATTGCTCTGGGCGATGATCCCGGCGCTGGCGGGCACCGTCATGCGCATCACCGCTTCGGCGCTGGGCCGGCCCGGCTGGGCGATGGCGATCACCGCCATGGGGCTGGGCGTGTCGATCTTCGCCAACTGGCTGCTGGTGTTCGGCAATCTCGGCGTTCCGGCGCTGGGGCTGGAGGGGTCGGCGATCGCCAGCCTGTCGACCGCGATCGCGATGATGCTTGCCTATGCCGCCGTCCTCGTGGTCGACCGGCGGCTGCGGCGCTTTCGCCTGTTCGGCAACTGGTGGCGCGGCGAAGGGTCGCGCCTGCGCCAGATCGTCGTGCTGGGCGTGCCGATCGCCGCGACGATGACGTTCGAAGGCGCGCTGTTCTCCGCCGCCGGCTTCCTGATGGGGCGGATCGGCGTGACCGAGATCGCGGCCCACGCCATCGCGCTGCAGATCGCGGCCTTCCTGTTCCAGGTGCCCTTCGGCATCGCGCAGGCGGCGACGATCCGGGTCGGCATGGCCTATGGCGCGGGCGACCGGCTGTGGATGGCGCGCGCGGGCTGGTCGGCGCTGGCGGTCGGCACCGGCTTCATGGGGTTCACCGCGCTGCTGCTCTGGCTGTTCCCGCGCGCCTTCCTGTCGGTCTATGTCGATGTCGACGCGCCGGCCAATGCGGCGATGATCGCACTGGCGCTGCAATATCTGGCGATCGCCGCCATCTTCCAGCTGGCCGACGGGGCGCAGGCGGTGGCGGCCGGCGTGCTGCGCGGGGTGCAGGATACGCGGGTGCCGATGGTGATCGCGCTGATCGGCTATTGGGCGGTCGGCTTCTCGGTATCGGTGGCGCTCGGCTTCTGGACGCCGCTCGCCGGGGTCGGCGTGTGGATCGGCCTCGCCTTCGGGCTGCTGGCGGTCGCGCTGCTGCTGGTCGATCGCTGGCGGCGGCGGGAGAAACTCGGCCTGGTGCGCTCCGTCTGACGCACGGCACACATCAGCATCAAATTTGTTCCCGCGCCGCTTGACGGCACCTGAACGGCTCCACATATCCGGGGCGCTGGCACTCCCCACGGGCGAGTGCCAAGACATGTTCAGTTATCGCAAAAGGGAATCGCGCATGAACTTCCGTCCGCTGCACGACCGCGTGCTCGTCCGCCGCGTCGAAGCCGAAGAGAAGACGCTCGGCGGGATCATCATCCCCGATACGGCCAAGGAAAAGCCGCAGGAAGGCGAAGTCGTCGCCGCCGGCGCCGGTGCCAAGAACGACAAGGGCGAAGTCGCTCCGCTCGACGTCAAGGCCGGCGACCGCATCCTGTTCGGCAAGTGGTCGGGCACCGAGGTCAAGGTCAATGGCGAAGACCTGCTCATCATGAAGGAAAGCGACATTCTCGGCATCGTTGGCTGAGAATAAGTTTCCTTTCGCTACTTATATCGTGGCGTGAACCCTCATTTCGCGCCACCTTCGCAAACTTCCAGAATTTGAAAGGGTAGCCACCATGGCAGCCAAGGACGTAAAATTCGGTCGTGACGCCCGCGAACGCATCCTGCGCGGCGTCGACATCCTCGCCGACGCGGTGAAGGTCACGCTGGGGCCGAAGGGCCGCAACGTCGTCATCGACAAGTCGTTCGGCGCGCCCCGCATCACCAAGGACGGTGTGTCGGTCGCCAAGGAAATCGAACTGAAGGACAAGTTCGAGAACATGGGCGCGCAGATGGTGCGCGAAGTGGCCTCGAAGACAAACGACATCGCGGGCGACGGCACCACCACCGCCACCGTGCTGGCGCAGGCGATTGTCCGCGAAGGCATGAAGTCGGTTGCCGCCGGCATGAACCCGATGGACCTGAAGCGCGGCATCGATATCGCCGTGACCAAGGTGGTCGAGGACGTGAAGTCGCGCTCGAAGCCAGTGTCGGGTTCGTCGGAAGTCGCGCAGGTCGGCATCATCTCGGCCAATGGCGACCGTGAAGTCGGCGAAAAGATCGCCGAAGCCATGGAAAAGGTCGGCAAGGAAGGCGTCATCACGGTCGAGGAGGCCAAGGGTCTCGAATTCGAGCTGGACGTCGTCGAAGGCATGCAGTTCGACCGCGGCTATCTGTCGCCCTATTTCATCACCAACCCGGAAAAGATGCAGGTCGAACTCAACGACCCGTACATCCTGATCCACGAGAAGAAGCTGTCGTCGCTGCAGGCGATGCTGCCGATCCTCGAAGCGGTGGTGCAGTCGGGCCGTCCGCTGCTCATCATCGCCGAGGATATCGAAGGCGAAGCGCTGGCGACCCTCGTCGTCAACAAGCTGCGCGGCGGCCTGAAGGTCGCAGCGGTCAAGGCGCCCGGCTTCGGCGATCGTCGCAAGGCGATGCTCGAAGACATCGCGATCCTGACCAAGGGCGAAGTCATCAGCGAAGACCTCGGCATCAAGCTCGAGACCGTCACGCTCGGCATGCTCGGCACCGCCAAGCGCGTCACGATCGACAAGGACAACACCACCATCGTCGATGGTGCCGGTGAAGCCGACGCGATCAAGGGCCGCACGGACGCGATCCGTCAGCAGATCGAAGTCACCTCGTCGGACTATGACCGTGAGAAGCTGCAGGAGCGTCTGGCGAAGCTCGCCGGTGGCGTCGCAGTCATCAAGGTCGGCGGTGCGACCGAGGTCGAGGTGAAGGAGCGCAAGGACCGCGTCGACGACGCGCTGCACGCGACCCGCGCAGCCGTCGAAGAAGGCATCGTCCCCGGCGGCGGCACCGCGCTGCTGTACGCGACCAAGGCCCTCGAAGGCGTGACCGGCGTGAACGACGACCAGACGCGCGGCGTCGACATCGTCCGCAAGTCGCTGACCGCGCTGGTGCGTCAGATCGCGCAGAATGCCGGCCATGACGGCGCCGTCGTCTCGGGCAAGCTGCTCGACCAGAACGACACCTCGTTCGGCTTCAACGCCTCGACCGACCAGTATGAGAACCTGGTTGCCGCCGGCGTGATCGACCCGACCAAGGTCGTCCGCACCGCGCTGCAGAACGCGGCCTCGGTCGCCGGCCTGCTCATCACCACCGAAGCCACCGTTTCGGAACTGCCGGAAGACAAGGCTCCGTCGATGCCTGCCGGCGGCGGCATGGGCGGCATGGGCGGCATGGACTTCTGATCGAATGTGGCCTGCGCGAGCGATGGCTCGCGCAGGACTCACATCGATCCGGCCGGCGGGTGCCTGTCACCCGACCGACGCGCGGCGGCTTTGCCGTCGCGGGATCCAAACCCCAACAGAAAAAGGTCGGAAGGGACACCCCCTTCCGGCCTTTTTTACGTCACCCATATCCACATTAACACCCCCGAAACCTCCCTCCCCTACGCCAGCGTGCGAAGGGATCACCCAATGACGCGATCAGGATGCAGGGGCTGCCGCGAAGACCAGCCCGATTTCGCGATCGCGATGGCGTTCCAGCCGATCGTCGACGCCGATACCGGCCTGCCCTTCGCGTTCGAGGCACTGGTGCGCGGCCGGAACGGCGAAGGCGCCGCGCAGATCCTGGCGCAGGTGACCCCCGACAATCGCTACGCCTTCGACCAGCAATGCCGCACGGCGGCGATCGAAGGCGCGGTCAAGGCGGGCATCCTGTCCACCGACGCACGGCTGTCGATCAACTTCCTCCCCAACGCGGTCTATTCGCCCGTAGCCTGTATCCAGGCGACGCTGACAGCCGCACGGACCCACGCCTTCCCGACCGACCGGCTGATCTTCGAATTCACCGAGAATGAGGAGATGGCGGACACCGACCATGTCCGCACCATCGTCGACACCTATCGCGCGATGGGTTTTGCGACCGCGCTCGACGATTTCGGCGCGGGCCATGCCGGCCTTGGGCTGCTCGCGAACTTCCAGACCGATTATCTGAAGCTCGACATGGACCTGATCCGCGGCATCGACGTCAGCGTGCCGCGCCGGCTGATCGTCGAGGGCATGGTGCGCATCGCCACCTCGCTCGGCATGCAGGTGATCGCCGAGGGGATCGAGACGGCCGAGGAATATGCCGTACTGCGCGACCTCGGCATCCGCTACATCCAGGGCTATCTGCTTGCGCGACCGGGCTTCCGCATCCTGCCGCAGATCATCGTACCGGCCACCACGCTGGCGGCATAAATTGCTGATACTCACGCACGACTGCACATCACCTCACGCTTGTGGCATGATGCAGATCGGATAAGATTAGCTTTGAAATAGGAGCACATAAACTTGGCCGATGAATGCCAAAATTGCGGGTCTGCAATTACGCCCGGCTCGACTTTCAAATCTGCCAACGAGCGTAAATCGAGCGAGACGGTGACGTTCGTCAATCTTATCATGGGCACGAATTACAGCGGCTTGTGCTACAAATGCGGGACGACGCCCGAAGCGCAAGCCAAACAAGCCATCCTTTCGGAACTTGCCGATAAATCCGCACTTGCCCAAGATCGAGTGACGGACTTTCCTATGCTTACGATGTCATGGCTTCCGGCGACCGCCGATATTCGCTTAAAGAACCTAGTAACAGCCAATATTACTGTGGGAACCGGGTTCTTCAACGAATTTACTCAAGGATTTTCTGATTTCGCCGGGATGGTCAATGTTAACTCCGGCATGAGCCACAAGGTCAACAAAGGAGAAGCCGCGGCCAGGTCGCTTCTCGCCATGAAAGCGAGATCGTTGGGCGCAAACTGCATTGTTGGCGTCGACATCGACTACGGCACTACCAACAACAATGCCGCAACCGTCAATATGCAAGGGACGGCCGCAGTCATCACCAATCTTCGCGACATATTGGCGGATGATGCATTCAAAAAGGCGCAAGAACTCGAAGAAATCTACGCCCGCATCGCTCAACTGCAACGCTGGCATACGGGCGACATAGCAAACTAAATTCTACCGCACCGGCTTCCACACCTGAGTCTGGCAGAAGATCGCGATGCAGCCCTGTACCTTGAGCGACCCGTCGGCGTTCTTCGACACGATCGACTTGTAGCTCTTGCCGTTGCGCGGATCATAGATGCGCCCGCGCCAGTCGCTCCCGGCATCGGCAAAGCCCGACAGGATCGGCATCCCCAGGATCGGCCGCGACCGCAGCGCCGGGTCGCTATTGTTGACGTCGGTGGTCGGTGCGCCCGGCGTCGCCTTGATGATGCGCACCAGCCGGCCACAGACCTTGTCGCCGCAGCGTGCCACCTCGATCACGCCCGCGCCGTCCTCGGTCAGATAACGGCCCGCGATCGGCGTCGCGGCAAGCGCCGGCGTCGCCGCCAGCACCGCGACCAAGGCCAGCGCGCGCAACCTCACTTGAAGTTGTCCGCGTAGGCCTGCAGCTTCAGCTTGCGCTCGGGCGCCGGCACGACATGGAACGCGATGCCTTCGCGCGTCGCATAGTCCGTCGCGGCGTCGAGCGACGGGAATTTCAGCTTCACCTGCTCGCGCGTATCGCCCGATCCCGCCCAGCCGGTCAGCGGATCGGCCTGCTTCGGCTCGGCCGGTTCGAATTCCAGCATCCAGGTGTGCGTCTTGGCGCGCCCCGACTGCATGGCGTTCTTGGGGATCTGGTAGATACGGGCGTTGGGCATGGACGAAACCTTGTAAGCGATCGCGAATGTCCCGCCCTGCATAGCAAAGCCCGCGCGGCTTGCCAGCAGAGTCGCACCGCGGTTACGCGCGAATCGGCATTTGGGATACGGAACGCAGCCCGTGGTCGCGATTTTTTAGGAGTTACCTCGCTACTTCCGCGCAATTCCGCCCTGATTGCCGACTATTGCATTTGCGATCTATTATCATTAAAGGGCGCTTTAGGGTTGTTTTGCCGTCCAAAACCCCGTACAGCGCCCGCGTCGCGGCAGGACCGCGCCCGACTTGCTACGGAGAGAGACGTCTTGGCTCGCAAGAAGATCGCGCTGATCGGCGCTGGCAACATCGGCGGCACGCTCGCCCACCTCGCCGCCCTCAAGGGGCTGGGTGACATCGTTCTGTTCGACGTCGTCGAAGGCGTGCCGCAGGGCAAGGCGCTCGACCTGTCGCAGTGCGGACCCGTCGAAGGGTTCGACGCGACGATCACCGGCACCAACGATTATGCCGACATCGCGGGTGCGGACGTAATTATCGTCACCGCCGGTGTCGCCCGCAAGCCGGGCATGAGCCGCGACGACCTGCTCGGCATCAACCTGAAGGTGATGAAGGCCGTCGGCGAGGGCATCAAGGCCAATGCCCCCGACGCCTTCGTCATCTGCATCACCAACCCGCTCGACGCGATGGTATGGGCCCTGCGCGAATTCTCGGGCCTGCCGCACAACAAGGTCGTCGGCATGGCCGGCGTGCTGGACTCGGCGCGCTTCAGCCACTTCCTCGCAGACGAGTTCAAGGTGTCGGTCAAGGACGTCAACAGCTTCGTGCTGGGCGGCCATGGTGACACGATGGTCCCGGTGCTCGAATATTCGACCGTCTCGGGCATCCCGGTCACCGACCTGATCGAGATGGGCATGTCGACCAAGGAGCGCGTCGACGCGATCGTCAAGCGCACCCGCGGCGGCGGCGGCGAGATCGTCGGCCTGCTCAAGACCGGCTCGGCCTTCTACGCGCCGGCGACCAGCGGCATCGCGATGGCCGAAGCCTATCTCTATGACCAGAAGCGCGTCCTGCCCTGCGCCGCCTATCTGTCCGGTGAATATGGCGTCGATGACCTCTATGTCGGCGTCCCCGTCGTGATCGGTGCCGGCGGCGTCGAGAAGATCGTCGAGGTAAAGCTGGGCGCCGAAGCCAAAGCAAACCTCCAAGTCTCGGTAGACGCGGTCAAGGAACTGCTGGTCGCCTGCAAGGGGATCGACGAGACGCTAGCGTAAATAAGTACCGTACCCCCGCGCAGGCGGGGGTCCAGGGTAACAGAGCGTAACGCCCGTGGCTCTGGATCCCCGCCTGCGCGGGGATACGACGGAGCGGCAAGATGAAGGCAGGTTTTGTCTACATCGTCGCCAGCCGTAGAAACGGAACGATCTACACCGGTTCGACCAGCAATCTGATCCAGCGCATTCATCAGCATCGCGGTGGCACGGTTGAGGGATTTACGACCGAGCACGACTGCAAACTCTTGGTCTGGTACGAATGCCATGATGATCTGCAAGAGGCGCGGCTTCGCGAACGGCGGATCAAGAAATGGAACCGCGAGTGAAAGTTGCGGCTGATCGAAGAGAACAACCCCGGCTGGCACGATCTGTTCGGACAGCTGACCTGATTTTCGCTCCGTTACAGGAGCAGCAAGGGAAACGAAGATGAGCATCCTCGTCAACAAGAACACCAAGGTCATCACCCAGGGGATGACCGGCGAAACCGGCAGCTTCCATACCAAGGCGGCGCTGGAATACGGCACGCAGATGGTCGGCGGCGTGACGCCGGGCAAGGGCGGCAGCGAGCATCTGGGCCTGCCGGTGTTCAACACCGTCGCCGAAGCCAAGTCGAAGACCGGTGCCGATGCCTCGGTCATCTACGTGCCGCCGCCCTTCGCTGCGGACTCGATCCTCGAAGCGATCGACGCCGAAATCCCGCTGATCGTCGCGATCACTGAAGGCATTCCGGTGCTCGACATGGTCAAGGTCAAGCGCGCGCTGTCGGGTTCGAAGTCGCGGCTGATCGGCCCGAACTGCCCGGGCGTGCTGACGCCGGGTGAGTGCAAGATCGGCATCATGCCGGGTTCGATCTTCAAGAAGGGCTCGGTCGGCGTCGTCTCGCGCTCGGGCACGCTGACCTATGAGGCGGTGTTCCAGACGTCGAACGCCGGGCTGGGTCAGACGACCGCCGTCGGCATCGGTGGCGATCCGGTCAACGGCACGAACTTCATCGACGTGCTCGAGCTGTTTCTGGCGGACGACGAGACCCAGTCGATCATCATGATCGGCGAGATCGGCGGCGATGCGGAAGAACAGGCCGCGCAGTTCCTGATCGACGAGGCCAAGCGCGGCCGCAAGAAGCCGATGGCCGGCTTCATCGCTGGCCGCACCGCCCCTCCGGGCCGTCGCATGGGCCATGCCGGCGCGATCGTGTCGGGCGGCAAGGGCGACGCGGAAAGCAAGATCGCGGCGATGGAAGCCGCCGGCATCAAGGTTGCGGCTTCCCCCAGCGAGCTGGGTTCGACGCTGCTCGAAGTGCTGAACGGTTGAAGGTGACTTGCCCCGTGCGCGGAACCGCACGGGGCACCGCCCGGTTCGACCGGGCAAAAGCGGACAGGATGTGACCATGGGCTACGAAGGCCAGGATTTCGACATCGCCGCCGGCGTCAGCCCGGCATTCGTGGAAACGCTCTATGGTCGCTACCGCGAGGATCCCTCGTCGGTCGATGCCGGCTGGCGCCAGTGGTTCGAAGGGCTGGAGGGTGCGACCCAGCATCCCAGCTGGCAGAGCAAGCGCTGGCCGCTGACCGACACCGACGAGCTGACCGCCGCGCTCGACCCGACGCAGATGGAGCCGGCGCCCAAGCCCGCGCGCGGCGGCAAGCCTGCCCCGGCAGCGGCCGCCCCCGCCGCGCCGAAGGTCGATGTCGCAAAGGCCGCCGGCGACGCGATCCGCGCGCAGCTGCTGATCCGCACCTATCGCGTGCGCGGCCACCTCGCCGCCAATCTCGATCCGCTGGGCCTCGCCCGCCGCGAGCTGCCCGAGGACCTGCGCACCGAATATTACGGCTTCTCGGATGCCGAAATCGACACGCCGGTGTATCTGGGCGGTTCGCTCGGCCTCGAATGGGCATCGATCCGCGAGATCGTCGACATCCTGCGCGCCAATTACTGCGGCAATGTCGGCCTCGAATATATGCACATCGCGGACGTGGAGGAGCGCAAGTTCCTGCAGGACCGGATGGAAGGCCGCGACAAGGCGATCCAGTTCACCCCCGAAGGCAAGAAGGCGATCCTCGCCAAGGTCATCGAGGCGGAACAGTGGGAAAAGTTCCTCGGCCGCAAGTACGTCGGCACGAAGCGCTTCGGCCTCGACGGCGGTGAATCGATGATTCCCGCGCTCGAAGCGGTCATCAAATATGGCGGCCAGCTGGGCGTGCGCGAGATCGTGTACGGCATGGCGCATCGCGGTCGCCTGAACGTGCTGACCAACGTGATGGCCAAGCCGTTCCGCGTGCTGTTCCACGAATTTGCCGGCGGCAGCGCCAACCCGGACGATATCGGCGGGTCGGGCGACGTGAAATATCACCTCGGCACCTCGACCGACCGCAGCTTCGACGACGTGTCGGTACACATGTCGCTGGTTGCCAACCCCAGCCATCTCGAGGCGGTCAATCCGGTCGTGCTGGGCAAGGTGCGCGCGCAACAGACCTTCCGTGGCGATATCGAAAAGCACGAACAGGTCCTGCCGGTCCTGATCCATGGCGACGCGGCGTTCGCGGGCCAGGGGATCGTGTGGGAATGCCTCGGCTTCTCCGGCATCCGCGGCTACAATACCGGCGGCTGCGTCCACTTCATCATCAACAACCAGGTCGGCTTCACGACCAGCCCGCAGTTCGCGCGCTCGTCGCCCTACCCCTCGGACGTGGCGAAGGGCGTGCAGGCGCCGATCTTCCACGTCAACGGCGACGATCCCGAGGCGGTGACCTTCGCCACCAAGATGGCGATCGAGTTCCGCCAGCAGTTCAAGCGCGACATCGTCATCGACATGTGGTGCTATCGCCGCTTCGGCCATAACGAAGGCGACGAACCGTCCTTCACCCAGCCGCTGATGTACGCCAAGATCAAGGGCCATCCCGGCGTCAGCGAGATCTATGGCAAGCGACTGGCAGAAGAGGGCGTCGTCGACGGCGATTTCGTCGCTTCGAAGACCGCCGAGTTCACCCAGCTGCTGGAAGGCGAGTTCGAGAACGCCAAGAGCTACAAGCCCAACCGGGCCGACTGGTTCGCCGGTCGCTGGTCGGGGCTGCATGCGCCGATGGACCCGGAAGGATCGCGCCGTTCGGTCGACACCGGCATCGAACAGAAGCTGTTCGATTCGCTCGGCCGCACGCTGACCACGGTTCCGGACAATATCCAGATCCACAAGACGCTGGCCCGCGTGCTCGATGCCAAGCGCGGCATGTTCGCGAACGGCGAGGGCTTCGACTGGGCGACTGCCGAGGCGCTGGCCTTCGGCTCGCTGCTGTCGGAAGGCTTCGGCGTCCGCCTGTCGGGTCAGGATTCGGGTCGCGGCACCTTCTCGCAGCGGCACGCGGTATGGGTCGACCAGACCGACGAGCATAAGTTCGTGCCGTTGAAGACCATCGAGCATGGCAGCTTCGAGGTGCTCGACAGCCCGCTGTCCGAATATGGCGTGCTGGGCTTCGAATATGGCTATGCACTGGCGGACCCCAAGGCGCTGGTGATCTGGGAAGCGCAGTTCGGCGATTTCGCCAACGGCGCGCAGATCATGATCGACCAGTTCATCGCGGCGGGTGAAGCCAAGTGGCTGCGCGCCAACGGCCTGGTGATGATGCTGCCGCATGGTTACGAAGGCCAGGGACCGGAACACAGCTCGGCGCGTCTCGAACGCTTCCTGCAGCTGTGCGCCGGCGACAACATGCAGGTCGCCAACGTCACCTCGCCGGCGAACCTGTTCCACCTGCTGCGCCGGCAGATGCATCGCAATTTCCGCAAGCCGCTGGTCATCATGACGCCGAAGTCGCTGCTGCGGCACAAGATGGTCGTGTCGAAGACGGAGGACTTCCTGCCGGGCACCCACTTCAAGCGGCTGCTGTCCGATCCGTCGGCCCCGGCGGATGCGAACACGACGCGGCTGGTGCTGTGTTCGGGCAAGGTCGCGTTCGACCTGATCGAGGCGCGCGATGCGGCGGGCGATACGTCGACGCAGATCGTCCGCGTGGAACAGATCTATCCGTTCCCGTCGGACGCGCTGGTCGCGCGGCTTCGCAACCTGCCGAACCTGACCGATGTGGTCTGGGCGCAGGAGGAGCCGAAGAACAACGGTTCGTGGTTCCTGGTCGAACCGCTGATCGAAGAAGCGCTGGCCGAAGCCGGTTCGAACGTTCCGCGTGCCCGCTATGCCGGTCGCGCGGCGGCGGCATCGCCCGCCACCGGGCTGATGAAGCGCCACCAGGCCGAACAGGGCGCGCTGGTCGCCGATGCGCTCGGCCACA
This window encodes:
- a CDS encoding efflux transporter outer membrane subunit yields the protein MTTRPLSLIALLLLGACTVGPNYAGPPATAGDAVRRGSFARATDPAFTAAPGLARWWEGLNDPLLTRLVDDALAHSPSIDLALARVREAQAQLTQQRTAQLPSVSANATVLGARLPPIEPGSGSTDVQFYNVGANASWELDLFGGGRRRTEQARATEDARFADLADVQVSLSAAVAQAYVALRDVQARIGLSDATTRLQQQQLTLTRQRLAAGTASQLSVERLQTQLDNTRAQAIPLAAQRDEYCNQLAVLTGRTPGALDATLGPVALVPLPPAQVAVGDPAALIARRPDVRAAERQLAAGTAGIGVARARELPGIRFLGLLGLGGTSPGDIFDLGNIAAIAAPSLSWSFLDFGKARAATRVSEAQRDQADATYRKTVLDALQDAETALSRYGNSRRQLGQLVQAETTARRATALNRQRVAAGTTTLIDQLDVERQQLSATAAVTQARAQLTQYYIAVNKALGLGWTDPVSADAGRSATAATPPPAAG
- a CDS encoding TetR/AcrR family transcriptional regulator, giving the protein MTDDADPRPTRAPRRDAARRRDALIAAAAHSFTTHGYGVPLETIAAAAGVGRATLYRNFPDRAALALAIFSREADRLEEALDPSLPIAQTIEAMVRNGADALALKARIAAELHLDRANISRFQELRLRMERILAPALAAAQQRGEVAIDITPRDLLFTIRMASSLVQPYMTEGEVSLQLAAALRLLLNGLRPR
- a CDS encoding MATE family efflux transporter; this encodes MTNAAAPAAPATARAELGSTLRLAAPLVGANLLQMAVYAVDVVFVARLGEVELAAATLGVYVYGVILFAMSGLVGAAAPIIAAELGQRRHAVREVRRSFRMAAWIAVLGSIPFMALMAHGESLLLFAGQDARVAARTDAFLDILLWAMIPALAGTVMRITASALGRPGWAMAITAMGLGVSIFANWLLVFGNLGVPALGLEGSAIASLSTAIAMMLAYAAVLVVDRRLRRFRLFGNWWRGEGSRLRQIVVLGVPIAATMTFEGALFSAAGFLMGRIGVTEIAAHAIALQIAAFLFQVPFGIAQAATIRVGMAYGAGDRLWMARAGWSALAVGTGFMGFTALLLWLFPRAFLSVYVDVDAPANAAMIALALQYLAIAAIFQLADGAQAVAAGVLRGVQDTRVPMVIALIGYWAVGFSVSVALGFWTPLAGVGVWIGLAFGLLAVALLLVDRWRRREKLGLVRSV
- the groES gene encoding co-chaperone GroES, whose translation is MNFRPLHDRVLVRRVEAEEKTLGGIIIPDTAKEKPQEGEVVAAGAGAKNDKGEVAPLDVKAGDRILFGKWSGTEVKVNGEDLLIMKESDILGIVG
- the groL gene encoding chaperonin GroEL (60 kDa chaperone family; promotes refolding of misfolded polypeptides especially under stressful conditions; forms two stacked rings of heptamers to form a barrel-shaped 14mer; ends can be capped by GroES; misfolded proteins enter the barrel where they are refolded when GroES binds), which translates into the protein MAAKDVKFGRDARERILRGVDILADAVKVTLGPKGRNVVIDKSFGAPRITKDGVSVAKEIELKDKFENMGAQMVREVASKTNDIAGDGTTTATVLAQAIVREGMKSVAAGMNPMDLKRGIDIAVTKVVEDVKSRSKPVSGSSEVAQVGIISANGDREVGEKIAEAMEKVGKEGVITVEEAKGLEFELDVVEGMQFDRGYLSPYFITNPEKMQVELNDPYILIHEKKLSSLQAMLPILEAVVQSGRPLLIIAEDIEGEALATLVVNKLRGGLKVAAVKAPGFGDRRKAMLEDIAILTKGEVISEDLGIKLETVTLGMLGTAKRVTIDKDNTTIVDGAGEADAIKGRTDAIRQQIEVTSSDYDREKLQERLAKLAGGVAVIKVGGATEVEVKERKDRVDDALHATRAAVEEGIVPGGGTALLYATKALEGVTGVNDDQTRGVDIVRKSLTALVRQIAQNAGHDGAVVSGKLLDQNDTSFGFNASTDQYENLVAAGVIDPTKVVRTALQNAASVAGLLITTEATVSELPEDKAPSMPAGGGMGGMGGMDF
- a CDS encoding EAL domain-containing protein, with translation MTRSGCRGCREDQPDFAIAMAFQPIVDADTGLPFAFEALVRGRNGEGAAQILAQVTPDNRYAFDQQCRTAAIEGAVKAGILSTDARLSINFLPNAVYSPVACIQATLTAARTHAFPTDRLIFEFTENEEMADTDHVRTIVDTYRAMGFATALDDFGAGHAGLGLLANFQTDYLKLDMDLIRGIDVSVPRRLIVEGMVRIATSLGMQVIAEGIETAEEYAVLRDLGIRYIQGYLLARPGFRILPQIIVPATTLAA